A DNA window from Chryseobacterium sp. MEBOG06 contains the following coding sequences:
- a CDS encoding rod shape-determining protein MreD, which yields MISRTLFTDILIMIFLVALQIFVLNRITLFGKYTPVLYPVFVMFYPFFRNKFQFLALSFLIGLSIDGFLYSWGINAFATTLIAYFRTLIFRTSTDTSTDFFSFQSLQWAQFLLFLFSSIFLHQLLVQYIEFFKFSRFFEILFNVLVTSVISFIFIVVYALIFKIKQKV from the coding sequence ATGATTAGCAGAACTTTATTTACAGATATATTGATCATGATTTTTCTTGTTGCATTACAGATATTTGTATTGAACAGGATTACGCTTTTCGGGAAATATACTCCGGTATTATATCCTGTATTTGTCATGTTCTATCCTTTTTTCAGGAATAAATTTCAGTTTCTGGCATTGAGCTTTTTAATAGGACTGTCTATTGACGGTTTTCTTTATTCATGGGGGATTAATGCATTTGCTACAACGTTGATTGCTTATTTCAGAACGTTGATTTTCAGAACCTCCACAGACACATCTACGGACTTTTTCTCTTTTCAGTCCCTTCAATGGGCGCAGTTTTTGCTGTTTTTATTTTCAAGTATCTTTCTGCATCAGCTTTTAGTACAGTATATCGAGTTCTTTAAGTTTAGCAGATTTTTTGAAATATTATTTAATGTGTTGGTAACAAGTGTAATTTCCTTTATATTTATCGTTGTTTACGCATTAATATTTAAAATCAAACAAAAAGTTTGA
- a CDS encoding peptidoglycan D,D-transpeptidase FtsI family protein — protein sequence MNTRYLKIFSILVAIAIIFVARLAYLQLFTDRYALNAANTSIKTEYVIPQRGVIFDRNGKIMVGNQPAYEVSFTQALMKSDFDTLGFCSLMKISKPDFINRINLIKKEKYYSKLTPMTFLKDLSREDIARVQEIIFKYPAFTIVQRPQRQYEVSTSGNLLGYTSEVNEREIKKDSTYYLPGDFIGKTGVEKSYEKELRGIKGIKYIQKDIRLRNIGSYKNGSLDRDVITGKDITLTIDYDLQRTAEEMLVNKHGAIVAIDPNNGEVLVAATGPDIDPNLFTGPNKSKNLYALSKDTLYENKPTFDRSLQAGYPPGSTFKLLTALAAMQMGVMDENTIFPCGGGFFYKGKRIKGHGGAEPLIPSIQVSSNCFFTYAFIAIIKKYPGNPSKGVDEWKKIMSSFGVGEFLNNDFAVGAKGRIPSGDFYEKRFKAIMKASGSKRTDFKNWDEMSTGAIYNGMGQGDVLVTPIQLANYVSAIANKGWYYTPHIVKAIDGKANPDPRFKVKHKTLVDPKHFEPVLKGMEAVVLRGTARSLKSNDFTQLAKTGTAQVPQGKDNSIFVLIAPADKPKIVVVAVMEHAGFGATWAGPACTVIAEKYITGDLKRENLYKKMIGASFMPEYKRQWIADLKRKGWYIDPKPDSIRRKRIKDSLEFVKQQKAVLQKNIGEETKNNNPAKKPVK from the coding sequence TTGAACACACGTTATTTAAAAATCTTTTCCATTCTTGTTGCTATCGCCATTATTTTTGTGGCGAGGCTTGCATATTTACAGTTGTTTACCGACCGTTATGCGCTGAACGCAGCCAATACATCCATTAAAACAGAATACGTTATTCCGCAGCGAGGGGTAATTTTTGACAGAAATGGAAAGATCATGGTAGGGAATCAGCCGGCATATGAAGTTTCTTTTACGCAGGCTTTAATGAAGTCAGACTTTGATACTCTTGGGTTCTGTAGCCTGATGAAAATCAGTAAGCCCGATTTTATTAACAGGATTAATCTGATTAAAAAAGAAAAATACTACTCTAAACTGACCCCGATGACCTTTCTGAAGGATCTGAGCAGGGAGGATATTGCAAGAGTTCAGGAGATTATTTTTAAATATCCGGCCTTTACCATTGTGCAAAGACCACAGCGTCAATATGAAGTGTCCACATCAGGAAACCTTCTGGGATATACCAGTGAAGTAAACGAAAGAGAGATTAAAAAAGATTCTACTTATTACTTACCGGGGGATTTTATCGGAAAAACAGGGGTTGAAAAATCTTACGAAAAAGAACTTCGAGGAATAAAAGGAATAAAATATATCCAAAAAGATATAAGACTGCGAAATATTGGTTCTTATAAAAACGGTTCTCTGGATAGAGATGTTATTACCGGTAAAGATATTACATTAACTATTGATTATGACCTTCAGAGAACGGCTGAAGAAATGCTGGTGAATAAACACGGAGCAATTGTTGCAATCGATCCTAATAATGGGGAAGTATTAGTTGCTGCTACCGGACCGGACATTGATCCTAACCTTTTCACCGGACCTAATAAATCAAAAAATTTATACGCTTTATCTAAAGATACACTTTACGAAAATAAACCTACATTCGATAGATCATTACAGGCGGGGTATCCTCCGGGATCTACTTTTAAACTATTGACTGCTTTGGCCGCAATGCAGATGGGAGTAATGGATGAAAATACAATTTTCCCTTGTGGTGGTGGATTTTTCTATAAAGGTAAGAGAATTAAAGGCCACGGGGGAGCCGAGCCGTTGATTCCTTCTATTCAGGTTTCCAGTAACTGCTTTTTTACCTATGCATTTATTGCAATCATCAAAAAATATCCTGGAAATCCTTCAAAAGGTGTTGATGAATGGAAAAAAATCATGAGCAGCTTTGGAGTAGGTGAGTTTTTAAATAATGATTTTGCCGTAGGAGCAAAAGGAAGAATCCCTTCCGGAGATTTCTATGAGAAAAGATTTAAAGCCATCATGAAAGCGAGCGGCTCTAAGAGAACTGATTTTAAAAACTGGGATGAGATGTCAACTGGGGCTATTTACAACGGGATGGGGCAGGGAGATGTTCTGGTAACTCCTATTCAGTTAGCTAACTATGTTTCTGCTATTGCCAACAAAGGGTGGTATTATACTCCGCATATTGTAAAAGCAATTGACGGTAAAGCCAATCCTGATCCGAGATTTAAAGTAAAACATAAAACCCTTGTAGATCCCAAGCATTTTGAACCTGTTTTAAAGGGAATGGAGGCTGTGGTCTTAAGAGGAACCGCGAGAAGTCTGAAATCAAATGATTTCACTCAGCTGGCCAAAACAGGTACAGCTCAGGTTCCGCAAGGAAAAGATAACTCTATTTTTGTACTGATTGCTCCTGCTGATAAACCTAAAATTGTGGTGGTTGCAGTCATGGAACACGCCGGATTCGGGGCAACCTGGGCAGGTCCAGCTTGTACTGTGATCGCTGAAAAATATATTACCGGTGATCTTAAGAGAGAAAATCTCTATAAAAAAATGATCGGTGCCAGTTTTATGCCTGAATATAAAAGGCAGTGGATAGCAGATCTTAAACGTAAAGGCTGGTATATAGACCCTAAACCTGACTCCATCAGACGAAAAAGAATAAAAGATAGTCTGGAATTTGTAAAGCAGCAAAAAGCCGTGCTGCAAAAGAATATAGGAGAGGAAACGAAAAATAATAACCCTGCTAAAAAACCTGTGAAGTAA
- the rodA gene encoding rod shape-determining protein RodA has translation MKWTEGIDKLGLGLYFLLCIFAIANIYSVDQKLGEKQLMFFCISLFVGLMIFFSRSKFFENMAGIIYIGGVLLLIGLFPFGKEILGQKNWYKFGSFTMQPVEFAKIGTALMLANYVSGPDFNLKNRKSLWTTLAIIGIPAAVVLAIPDVGSMLVFIAFFIALYREGLSGLLFGIGFIFAGVFLVALAVPPVYVAVAVLVIAGVLIAMNYHRMSWDVISISGIAGSILLLCGLAFGSPYILEKLPKHQRERVEVLYKGEKAFRDTSGYNLLYSKTAIGSGGLLGKGYREGSVTQGKFVPEQETDYIFCTVGEEWGFLGSAILILCYMVYIGRIYYLAEKQKSTFNRVFGYCFASILLMHFSINLGMVMGLFPTVGIPLPYFSYGGSSLLAFSMMTFIFFKLNYSDKNSLV, from the coding sequence ATGAAATGGACTGAAGGAATAGATAAACTGGGCCTTGGGCTGTATTTCCTGCTTTGCATCTTTGCTATTGCAAATATTTACAGTGTGGATCAGAAGCTGGGTGAAAAGCAATTGATGTTTTTCTGTATTTCTTTGTTCGTAGGACTTATGATATTCTTTAGCCGAAGCAAGTTCTTTGAGAATATGGCGGGTATCATCTACATTGGGGGAGTTCTTTTACTGATTGGACTTTTTCCCTTTGGAAAGGAGATTCTGGGCCAGAAGAACTGGTATAAATTCGGAAGTTTTACCATGCAGCCTGTAGAGTTTGCAAAAATAGGAACAGCACTGATGCTGGCCAATTATGTTTCCGGGCCTGATTTTAATCTGAAAAACAGGAAATCTCTGTGGACTACTTTAGCTATTATAGGTATTCCGGCAGCAGTAGTTCTGGCAATTCCGGATGTGGGTTCCATGCTTGTATTTATCGCGTTTTTCATCGCTTTATATAGAGAGGGATTGAGTGGTCTTTTGTTTGGAATAGGATTTATTTTTGCAGGAGTCTTTTTAGTTGCGCTGGCTGTACCTCCGGTATATGTTGCTGTAGCTGTTTTGGTGATTGCCGGTGTTCTTATTGCCATGAATTATCATAGAATGTCCTGGGACGTCATCTCTATATCAGGAATTGCAGGATCTATTCTTTTATTATGCGGACTTGCATTTGGATCTCCCTATATCTTAGAAAAGCTTCCAAAGCACCAGAGAGAGAGAGTTGAAGTTCTTTATAAAGGAGAAAAAGCATTTAGAGATACCTCTGGTTATAACTTGCTCTATTCAAAAACAGCCATCGGATCAGGTGGGCTTTTGGGGAAAGGATATCGTGAAGGATCCGTTACTCAGGGGAAATTTGTTCCGGAGCAGGAAACCGATTATATTTTCTGTACTGTAGGAGAGGAGTGGGGATTCTTAGGAAGTGCTATTCTGATTTTATGTTACATGGTTTATATTGGCCGTATTTACTATCTGGCAGAAAAGCAGAAGTCTACCTTTAACCGCGTATTTGGATATTGTTTTGCCTCTATTTTGCTGATGCACTTTTCAATCAATTTAGGGATGGTTATGGGGCTTTTCCCAACAGTAGGTATTCCTTTGCCATACTTTAGTTATGGAGGAAGTTCTTTGCTGGCATTCTCTATGATGACTTTTATCTTCTTTAAACTTAATTATTCAGACAAGAATAGTTTGGTATAA
- a CDS encoding pentapeptide repeat-containing protein yields the protein MKEAYIVDQNFENIDFSQLEKGEYENCTFRNCNFEYVDLSGFSFTDCEFIGCNLSMAKLMKTAFRDVVFRECKMFGLQFNDCNGFGLSFKFEDSALNNSVFYQTSIKKTVFKNSKLIEVDFTEADLSNAVFGNCDLSGAVFDNTNLEKADFRTSFHYSIDPSLNRLRKAKFSLSEIYGLLYKLDIEIDKS from the coding sequence ATGAAAGAAGCTTATATTGTAGATCAAAATTTTGAAAACATAGATTTTTCACAGCTGGAAAAAGGAGAGTACGAAAACTGCACGTTCAGAAACTGTAATTTTGAATATGTAGATCTGTCGGGCTTTAGTTTTACAGACTGCGAGTTTATAGGATGTAACCTCAGCATGGCAAAGCTTATGAAAACAGCCTTTCGTGATGTGGTGTTCAGAGAATGTAAAATGTTCGGACTTCAGTTTAATGATTGCAACGGATTTGGATTATCTTTTAAATTTGAAGATAGCGCTTTGAACAATTCTGTATTCTATCAAACTTCAATAAAGAAAACGGTTTTCAAAAATTCTAAGCTGATAGAGGTTGATTTTACTGAGGCTGATCTGTCAAATGCTGTCTTTGGTAACTGTGACCTGTCAGGTGCCGTTTTCGACAATACAAACCTGGAAAAAGCGGATTTCAGGACTTCGTTCCACTATTCAATAGATCCTTCTTTAAACAGGCTTAGAAAGGCTAAATTCTCGCTTTCTGAAATCTATGGCTTACTGTACAAGCTGGATATTGAAATTGATAAGAGTTAG
- a CDS encoding C40 family peptidase, whose protein sequence is MKKRVLSYLVAIVTTVSLQSCATNYVVSKPATYTKEYKTDAKLASIDNKKIEQDKQKLIDSFLAEKAASIANAKKTIKNSEIAKAIKHNKTIDGILTEAETYLGTPYRYGGTTRNGIDCSAFVLSVFGAAAGLSLPRVAASQAQEGEKIEKGDLQKGDLIFFSHGRRISHVGIVESVSEEGEIKFIHAATSKGVMISSLNDSYWGPKFRFAKRVINEEGESYNNLAAITPATPANF, encoded by the coding sequence ATGAAGAAAAGAGTTTTGTCTTATTTAGTCGCTATAGTTACTACAGTCTCATTGCAATCGTGTGCTACTAATTATGTAGTTTCAAAACCAGCAACTTACACAAAAGAATACAAAACAGATGCCAAACTAGCTTCTATAGATAACAAAAAAATAGAGCAGGATAAGCAGAAATTGATAGATTCATTTCTAGCTGAAAAGGCAGCATCTATAGCTAATGCTAAAAAAACAATTAAGAATTCTGAGATTGCAAAAGCAATCAAACATAATAAAACCATTGACGGTATCCTTACTGAAGCTGAAACATACCTTGGAACTCCTTACAGATATGGAGGAACTACAAGAAACGGTATAGATTGTTCAGCTTTTGTTCTTTCTGTATTCGGAGCGGCAGCAGGTCTTAGCTTACCAAGAGTAGCAGCATCTCAGGCTCAGGAAGGTGAAAAAATTGAAAAAGGAGACCTTCAGAAAGGAGATTTAATCTTCTTTTCTCATGGAAGAAGAATTTCTCACGTAGGTATTGTAGAAAGTGTTAGTGAAGAAGGTGAGATCAAGTTTATCCACGCAGCAACATCCAAAGGAGTAATGATATCTTCTCTGAATGATTCTTACTGGGGACCTAAGTTCAGATTCGCAAAAAGAGTAATCAATGAAGAAGGAGAATCTTATAATAACTTAGCGGCTATTACTCCAGCTACACCAGCAAATTTTTAG